In Amyelois transitella isolate CPQ chromosome 3, ilAmyTran1.1, whole genome shotgun sequence, a single genomic region encodes these proteins:
- the LOC106138162 gene encoding mid1-interacting protein 1A, translating into MSFNTDLSTKLENSRNTLRKIARNDNTEFSKQSILNDMEKFVKMVNTMDETVLVPSRLMNLPQEGDDDPFSMFAMLNDLKTELLWAGDSEEQVERGNRRVSDISDTESDASSAAGDSGIEGEDERESAARAAAACRRHLRGLRRSLRALTAAAAHLTRSYQEEVGAPV; encoded by the exons ATGTCTTTCAACACTGATTTATCGACTAAATTAGAAAATAGCAG GAACACACTGCGTAAGATAGCTCGGAATGATAACACAGAGTTTTCAAAACAGAGCATCCTTAACGACATGGAGAAGTTTGTCAAAATGGTTAACACCATGGACGAGACGGTGCTAGTCCCCAGTCGGCTGATGAACCTTCCTCAGGAGGGGGACGATGACCCATTCAGCATGTTCGCTATGCTGAATGACTTGAAGACTGAGTTGCTTTGGGCCGGTGATTCTGAGGAGCAAGTGGAGCGTGGGAATAGAAGGGTGTCGGATATAAGTGACACAGAGAGTGATGCGTCAAGTGCTGCGGGAGATTCTGGAATTGAAGGGGAAGATGAGAGGGAATCGGCAGCGCGTGCTGCGGCCGCGTGCAGGCGACACCTCCGTGGGCTGAGACGGTCGCTGCGCGCTCtcaccgccgccgccgcccacCTCACGCGGTCGTATCAGGAAGAAGTCGGAGCACCGGTGTAG